The DNA sequence ATCACGAGATCGAGGCGTTCGGTCATGTCGGCGTCGGTCGTTTCGCGGCGCAAATTACCGAGGCTCATCAAGATGCCCGCTAGAGGATTGCGGAGCTCGTGGGCGAGATTGGCCGTTGTTTCACCAACCGCAGCCAACCGTTCGGCCCTCGCGAGGGTGCTTTGCTGTTCGAGCAGGGTTTCGGTCGCAGTGCGAATTTCGGCCTCGAGATTCGCGGTGTGGGATCGCTGAATGGCCTCGAGCTCATCGAGCCGCCTGACGAGCTCGTTGTAATTGGTAAACAGGGGCGTGAGGGAGGGATGCACCGCCTCGACACTGACTCGGTGACGGTCCCCACTTCCGAGCTCCGTCAGGAGGCGACGAAGATCGTCCAACGGCGAGGCGATCCATCGTCTCCTGATCCACCACATCACGACCACCAGCAGGGGCACCACACCGCATATGCCGACCGCGAGGGCGAGTTCCCTGCTTGCGGCCCTTTCGGTAGCGTCCCACAACGAGTTCTGCGCGGTTGCCTCAGTCCGGAGTACGTTCCCCATCGTCGCCACAATCTCGATAAGACGATTCCTCGAGACCTCGTCGTCCGATTCGAGTATCTCGGTCAATCTCAACAAGCGCTCGTCGTTGGCAGGGTCCAGAGCGCGCCCGCTCGCACGCAACTTGCGCAATTCCTGGCGGAGCTCCTCGATAATGACGGGATCCACGACTTCCCGGTCTCCCGGATGCTCGAGAAACGATTCCTGTGCCCGGAGGCCGAGCCGGAGCATCCGGCTGGTGTGATCGCCTCGCTCGCGCATAGTGTGCAGGCGTGAGCGAGCCTGGACCGCAAGCAAACTGAGCCCGATGATCGCGATCAGACAGCCGCTCAGCAGCACGGCAACGATCGCCTGCGCTGGCCGGATCAGCACCCGGGTCCACATGAATTCGATCCTTTCCTCCCTCGACATATTCTCCCTGCCGTGGACGTTGCGCAAGCCAGTCCTTTTTCGATTGCGGATACGGACGGAGCCTGCCCCTGGCGGACCACGCCCCAAGTGGAGCCGGAAGCAGTGGCTTCTGGCCGGCGTCGGGAGGCCGAAAGACGGGAAACGACGAAGGCCTTCAGTGTGTTGATGCAAGCAAATACAATTTTTCACCGAAAATCATTCAATGGGGTGAAGAAGACCACTCATTTGAGGGATTGCAGGGAACACTTCGAGGCCCTATTGTGTATATAACGTGAACGATTTATTGGCCGGCGCACCGAGTCCGACAGGGTCTTTCAGGGTGGGTTGGTTTTTTGGGGGCATCCGTTGAGGAGAGGAAGGTGGCCATGAGTCAAAAAGGATTCACCCTGACCGAAACACTCATCGCCGTTATGCTGGTCGGTATTCTTTCGGCGGTCACCGTTCCGTTGGTACCCGCGGTGCAATCGGCGGCCTCGACCGCCCGCTGCATGGCGAACATGGAGAACTTCGCCAGCGAGATCCAGACGCTCGCAATCGACGGCCACATCCCCACCCAGGATGAGGTGCGGGAACACATCGATTGGGAAGGCAAGTACAAGGACTACTGGTACATCCCCAACAACTCGGACTTCAACAAGGGCCACGGAAACGACCTCGATGGGTGCGACGAAGAGAACCCCGGACAGTCGATGGCCAACCGCGAGTGCATCCCGATGCGTTTCTTGATCATCTGCAGGCATGAGTTCCACGGCAGCGAAAGCGACGCCAAGTACTGCTTCAAGACGGATTTCCTGGTGCCTCAGATCGTGCCGTGGAACGAGGTTCCCCACACCTACCTGAAGGACGCGAACTGGTGGCTCGGAGACGACCCGGGCTTCCAGAAATGGATCGGGCGGACTCCGAAGAAATAGCGCAACAGTATGAGCGGCGCCCTGGGCGGCGAGGGCCTCATCCACCGCGCCCTGAATCGGTGGACTACGGTACCGCTGTCGATCACTTCCCGGTGGAGTTACCGGACGAGAAGCCGTCGTTCATGTTGTAAGGATCGGCGAGGGTGGCGGCTAGCTCCTCGTTAGCCCCGTTGGTGATCGTGGCCTGGAACTCATCGTCGGGAGCAGGATTCAACTCGAAAGTGGAAGTGATTTCGTCCGTTCTCCAGGGGTAGCTGTCGTGA is a window from the Acidobacteriota bacterium genome containing:
- a CDS encoding two-component sensor histidine kinase, whose translation is MWTRVLIRPAQAIVAVLLSGCLIAIIGLSLLAVQARSRLHTMRERGDHTSRMLRLGLRAQESFLEHPGDREVVDPVIIEELRQELRKLRASGRALDPANDERLLRLTEILESDDEVSRNRLIEIVATMGNVLRTEATAQNSLWDATERAASRELALAVGICGVVPLLVVVMWWIRRRWIASPLDDLRRLLTELGSGDRHRVSVEAVHPSLTPLFTNYNELVRRLDELEAIQRSHTANLEAEIRTATETLLEQQSTLARAERLAAVGETTANLAHELRNPLAGILMSLGNLRRETTDADMTERLDLVIAEIERLTRLLNQALEAARHRPEPPRKVNLRELVTNLLNLMRYQIPDRIVLECTIDDDLHCNLPQDRVRQALLNLILNSVQAVGREPAHIAIGAKRENGNIEVTVCDDGPGFSNEILTGGVRKFATGGSGTGLGLAMVRRVAADLGGEIKLTNMEPHGACVRLIVECCNG
- a CDS encoding type II secretion system GspH family protein, which codes for MSQKGFTLTETLIAVMLVGILSAVTVPLVPAVQSAASTARCMANMENFASEIQTLAIDGHIPTQDEVREHIDWEGKYKDYWYIPNNSDFNKGHGNDLDGCDEENPGQSMANRECIPMRFLIICRHEFHGSESDAKYCFKTDFLVPQIVPWNEVPHTYLKDANWWLGDDPGFQKWIGRTPKK